From the Xenopus laevis strain J_2021 chromosome 7L, Xenopus_laevis_v10.1, whole genome shotgun sequence genome, the window atattgcacagcgttgtaaaataaatgttttatacaactaaatcacatgaaatgcatacatagaacatacaaagttacatacataacaaccagtattggtataaaaggtgaggaaggtcctGTGCAAAAGACCTTACAATCATTATGGGGAAGGggatgagacacaaggtgtggtagtgggcaaaatcaaaaataagcagatgagagatgtagcatatggtattgcatttgatagctaaacagagtgagggtaggtttctctaaataagtgtattttaagagatcttttgaaagcagaaaggttgggagaaattcCACAGACTATGGGAGAGAATTACAGAGGAGAATTCCAgcccttgcaaaatcttgttgcaTATATTAATAACcattagaaaaaaatttcaagctggaaagtcagaagaacaaggcaaataatgaaaaaacaattaaaaaaaaataattaagacaaattgaaaagttgcttcgaattggcaaTTTTTTAACATCTTAGACCGCATATACATGAATGCTTTGTTCAGACCATGGTTCATCTTGCATGCTCTTGGTTGCAATTATGTTGATACAAATTGTAAGCCATAGAATGGCTGAATATTGAAGACAGAGGACACAGCGGCCCCAAAGCAGTCTGACATTCCTGCTTTAAGGGGATAATCGTATCTACTGACAAAACCAATGTTCATACTGAATCAGAGAAAGCTGTCGACACAAGGCTACATTTCCATCTCTGTGGTGCCTCCCAGACACTTGCTGTTTGAAAAGAAATTGTATCTGCTACTATAAGACAGGGTAGGGCACATCAGAGCATCATGCCCCTTGACTCACTCACAGTTCTTATTAAACTCTGTTTACCAACTGTGGAAATTGATGTGCACAACTTGCTTTCCCTCTTGCAGGGACTGAGAGGCTGAACACTGAGCTAGGTACAAATAAAGCATGCTGTTACATAATTTGCTCTTAGGCAAGCTGGAGGTTCATAGCTGCAGGGCACAATTTATGCAACATGCAGCAGATATTTAGAATTTGTCATGGGCacctaagggaaaaaaataagcTGCTTCATTCTAATTAACATCTTCTGTTTTACTATGAAGTATGGCAAGCCACAAATTAAGCTATTTGGAAGGATGATGCTTCACTGTCCTGATATTGTATCACATTGTAATATATGAGCAGAGTAAAAGTTGTCTACAAGCTTTTCTGGGATAGATGTTTGCATTGCTTGTAGTTTTTGATGTAGTGTGGCCTTTAACCTGGAAATATTCTGTGCCATTAGTAGGCTGTTACTTTGCTTGTCAACAATGTAACACATACATCATTGGCAGGCAAAAGAAACACCTACAGTATACGCTGCAATGTCTGCATGATAACTACTGCAAAGCCAAATTAACTTATCGGTCCCTTAGAGCTGCATGGATTGACAAGTGCCGTCCTGATTTGCTCATAACTGAATCCACGTATGCAACAACAATCAGAGATTCCAAAcgctgcagagagagagacttCCTGAAGAAAGTCCATGAGACAGTGGAGAAAGGTGGAAAGGTGATATCTGTTCTCATTACATGattgtttgggaacccctcttaattctttgtagtttattttatcattggctgagcttccaaagtagcaacttccttttaatatataacatgccttatggaaacagtagtaattcagcagtgacataaagttgattgtattaacataaaatatgcaatatgcatcataaaattagacaggtgcagaAATTTGgtcaccccaacagagatattacatcaatacttagttgagcctcattttgcaaatgtaacagcctctagacgcctcctctTGCCTTGATGCGTGTCTGGGTGGCGCTATTTTTGActatttgtccatacaaaatctctccagttcagtaaaatttgatggctgccaagcattaACAGCCcttagattttcgatgatattcaagtcgggggactgtgacagccattccagcatattgtacttctccctctgcataaatgcctttttgtagttttttttcggtgcgttcttcttccaccatgcaaatcgctttttgttatgaccaaatagcaaaattttttgtctcatcagtccaaagaactttgttccaaaatgactgtgtcttgtctaaatgagcttttgcatacaacaagcgactgtttgtggcgggagtgcagaaagggtttttttctcatcattctgccatacagatgttctttgtgcaaattgcgctgaattgtagaacgatatacagatacaccatctgcagcaagatgttcttgcaggtctttagaggtgatctttgggttgtctgtaaccattctcacaatcctccgcatatgccgctcctgtatttttctaggCCTTACCTGAAcctggttttacagcaactgtgcctgtggccttccatttcctgattacattccttaaagCCCCcctacacgggccaataaaagctgcaaacaAACTTAGTCTGCAACTTATTGGTCCATGtctggggccctctgatgggcttcccagatcgatatctggtaGAAAGtctggcagggtaaaaaaaatcacatcggatcgcggccgcatctgttcattgatgcggtccgtCATCCGACCACCCTTATGGCCTCCATTCTggtccaatcgttgggccctagggcccacgatcggatcagcctgatatcgcccacttcaatgtgggcatatcagggagagatctgctcgtttggcgacatcgctctgtgtatggccacctttacagttcaAATCTCTGAGAGCTTTTTGTAACCTTTCCTttaccatgatactgaacaatctttgtttttagatcttttgagagttgctttgatgaTCCCAatctgtcactcttcagaggcaGTTGGTCacattaaataccttttctcatgactggagacacctgcctatgaaattcaaggcttaacaagccaatccaaccaatttggtgttgccagttatcagtattgagcagttacatgcattcaaattggcaaaattacaaaggtaccacatttttgcacagccagtttttcacatttgatttaatttcatacaacggAATATGgcttcaataaaaatctttgttcagaaaataccccagtactccgatgtcccgggaaatgaaagacataccactgttctcttttttgttaaaagtggagtaaattattatgtaggCTGAGAGTGATTCCCAAACTTTTGTCACTTTCTGTATGAGGAGATTCCCCCAGTCCCTTTTatgatgtgtttttgtttttctggtATAATATTTAAACTCCAAGGGAAGGGAACCATTAAACCCACATTTAACCCACTGGCATTTTCATCATACGCATAAAGAAGCAGTAAACATTAGTGCAATGAATAGTACTCCAGTCACATTCTGCTTCTTGATCATATGAGCAGGGTCAGAACAAATCAGCAGCCTCTAATAAGGCTCATTATAATTTCTCTCTTCCATCAGCTCCAGTTTGTAGTCTGTGATATAAAAAGAATCTTATTATGTAGAGGCTTCTTAGTGGATTTCTGATTTACTTTGACCTTACTTGTAGGGACAGCAGTAAAATGTGACATTggtttcaatttcagattttgccctgtgAATTTCCCTTGCATAGGTATGTTTCACATTTTCATCATTTAATTATTAACCTGATCGATAATACGCCTCATTATATAGTCCTAAATTAATGTTTTATACTCGCCAGCACAATATCGAAGGAAGCAGGCTTCTTCAGATGTCACGTAATTGGCAAAATGTTCTAACaaaatctgacctttttttttctctcacaggttctgattcctgtttttgcGCTCGGACGAGCTCAGGAACTCTGCATATTGTTGGAAACCTTCTGGTAAGGATTGAAATGCAGTTTATTGTCTCAACTGGAAGTTTGGTTAACAAAAAGATTTGAGTTTAGAATTTGTTTTCTAGTATGCCTTGTGTTAAATGCACACACGTTTCATCTTTGCGTACAAAAGCAACCTGCCCATAATCTCTACTGGTGTGTAGAAATGGCCATCATACTGGCTACAGAAAATAACATCACTCCTTCTTACAGCAGTTTTATACTTTGTTTTCCCCCTGCTCTGTCACTTTTTGATTGTTGGGGTGAGAGGGAACCCAATGTAAGTGCATGAAACAAGAGGTGCTTTATTATAACATATACCTAGACTGACCTACAGCTTAATCTTTCTCTATAGCAAATCGTAGGGATTGTTGAAAAGTACAAATATATGTTAGCATACGGTACAATCTGCTCATACTGCCATGATTTTGAGGTGAGGGAGGGCCTCTTGGCTTTGCTAGGATTGTTTTCACTGTTTATAGATACAGTCAGTGCCTGTTGAACAGAATGAGGACAGAGGAAAGCTTTGCTGAGcagaaacataatgtacatataGCAGTACTCTTCTCATTCCTTGCTAGCACTCAGGATGACAAAGTATTTCACCATCCGGCAAAATCGTAATAATTGTAGCCATTCTTGCCTTCTTCATAATTATGCCCCTTGTGTTTAAGATCCCTTAAATAGAGTGCTGCTTTCATTAGGCATCTCCCCCTACCCATCCCCCAGTATCATGAGGCACAGCCTGCAACAGGggcctgtccttaccacctgcacTGAGGCAGACCGTAACGACTGGGCTCTGCTGAGCGTCTTGGTACTGCTTATTGCACTTAGCACTGAATTTTTTTATCCAACGCATGTTATAGGGAGTAGTATCAATGGGACGCAAGTGCATGGTAAGTGAGCAGTAAGGTGCACACTGTTGCAGTTGCCCTTGGGGAATGGAAATGACCCAAACTGTGTCAAAAACAAGTATTTGACATTAAattataaaggggcaaatttatcaaaatgtgagattagagcttaataaataaaaacgcacccacgttctattcattcttatgggatttttaaaactgtatttatcaataggtgaaagttagaaaatcccataggaattaattgaacatgggtgagtttttatttattaaggtctaatctcatattttgatatGCCCTATAATGTTAAATTTTGTGCTACTTGAAACAAATGACAGCCTAATTGTTTTCCTGTGGCACATAACTAACTGGCATTTTACCATTATTATATGGAGGGAGTGTGACCCAAAAGTGAATAagctactataaaaaaaaaaaaatagggatacAAAACAGGTCAAGAAAATGTGCACAGTACAGAtgactttttattgattttacaaaTCCAAAACAACAATGTCATTACAGTGTTTAGCAATACTGCATATAAGTGATATCAGGCCAATCGTAGGCTTTAAGTAACCGGATAGTTCTGTCACAAATAAATCCATTATCATTGTTCAAATAATCATAGGTAGCATTACATAGCAGGTCACAACAATTTTAAATGGACAAATTATTCATCAAGGTCGCACCAGCCCGCCCCCAAATTTTGTCTTATAATGCACCCTTCTTGTTTCATAAGTTTATTTTAGGGGAAGAGTCCCACCCACTTGGTGTCTCCAGAATACCACGGAAGTGTGAGTTTCTCCCATCCAGTGCATGATCACTGCATGATCGAGTTCTGGCTGCAGTGGTGGGTAGTACCTCATATTTTATTCCCAGCAAGCAGACTGCTGGGTCCACTATTTTTGGCGTGCCCAGTTTGTTTGCATAGGTTTCCATTACCTTAGACCAAAATTCTTGTACACGTGGGCAGGACCAGGCCATATGGAGAAAATATGCCCCAGATGATTTACATCTTGGACAACAGTCTTCTTGCCTCTTACCAAATTTCTTTTGCTTGAGAGGTGTTGTATAGGTTTGATGGATGAATTTGTATTGTATGAGTCTGTCCTTTATTGATATTAAAAAACTAGTTTTCCGTGGCTTCCTCCCATTGATCACGTTCAAGTCCTGGGATAACCTGGGTCCACAGGAGGTAAGCTTGATCAAAGAGTGGCTTTATTCCTCCCATAATTCCTCTATATAGCTTAGACGGGAGTTTGGCTGGGGATGGGGAATAAAGTGCATCTTCTAGAGGTATCCTGTCCATTGTGGGGGAGAGAGTGTGAAACTGCACCTGAAAGGCGTGTCTAAATTGAAGATATCTATAGAATTGTACCTGTTGACAGTTCTTGATAAGTGGGAAACTAAGAGCCGTGGATAAGTTCAGAAAGCTTTTTAACACCCAACTGTGGCCAATAGACAGTTGTCTTGTAGTTCGCATAAATGTTTTAGGAGTGAGTTGGCATAGAGTCGAGGTGGGGTGAGAGAAGCGGCCAAGAGTGATAAAGGGTTTTTACAGCTGTAGACCATGCTTTGTGTGGCTTTTAGAGAGTGTTGGGCAGGGTGGTCATATCCAGGTCTGAAGGGGTAGGATCCCAAGCCTTCTAGGGAATGAAGGATGGATGCTTGGAGTATGGTATTAGGGTTATAGGGGTTGGGTGGAAAACACCAGTGTAAATTATAAATTTGGGAGGCTAAGTAATAGAAGTAGAAGTGTGGAAGGGCCAAGCCTCCATTTTCGATGGGTGCTGTTAGTCTTTCCCAGGAAATACGTGGAGTACCGTTGGCCCAAATAAATGGAATTATAGTTCCgtttaaatttttaaagaaaagtcgAGGTATGGTAAACAGGATTTTGTGGAATATATAGGAGTTTGGGGAGCTATAACATCTTAATGAGATTGACCCTACCCCAAAGCGTAAGCGGTAGTTTGGCCCAACCCTTGAGTGATTGGGTCAGAGTTTAGATTATGGGGTCTAGGTTAAGTTGCAAGAAATTATGGGTGTTATACCCATATTCCCAGGTATTTAATTATGTGACCCACGTCAACTGTGCCTGCGGGGGAGCTGAGGGGTGGGGTCAATACAGAACAGCTGAGACTTCTAATAAATGCAGAGTGCTGGACCGTGGTCAAAAGGGTGGAGAGGGATTCGAGGGGATCCTCAAGATATTTTAgtatatcatcagcaaaaagggACACCTTTTCCGTGACATTAGCAAATTGTAAACCCATAATGGTTGGGCGACCCTTATCATAATAGCTAAGGGTTCTATTGCCAGGGCGAATAGCATTGGGgagagagggcatccctgtctagttCCCCTACGGAGTTGGAAGGGAGAGGAGATGTAGTTGTTTACCCTCACTTTGGCTACTGGAGATTTGTATAGTAGTTTGATCCACTGGATAAATTTGCTGCCCAAGCTAAACCTATGTAGTACTTGCCAGAGGTAGTCCCACTCTACCGACTCAAAAGCCTTCTCGAAGTGAGGCCACCACTCTGGATCCTTTATTTGTGTGTGGGAGTTGGAGGTTGGTGAAGAGGCGACAGAGGTTGAAGTCCGTTGCCCTTTCTGGCATGAATCCGGATTGGTCCGGATGTATTAAGTTCACCACAGCTCGAGTAAGTCTTGTAACTAgtatttttgctaatattttggCGTCTGTGTTTATAAAGATGACTTTTAATCCTGCTTGAATCAGTACAAAAATAGCCTGTTTCATAGTTAATAATTTCTGCTGTAAATTAAATATTGTTATGCAATACCATACATGGTATACCATACACCCTGTAGCACATCCACTAATGCTGAACAGGACATCTCACCTATTCAGTTAATcaaaccttttattttattataaatttaaGTCCCAGGTGGCATGACAGGGAGTGCAAAACATTAGATGGCATAAGCCAATGAAAGAAACGTCATACGATACATCACGTAAAGTGGAATAAACCTATTCTGAATTGCTAACCTGGGCTATTTTCTTGGTCACACAACACAGAATATGCAAATAATTTCTGTAATTTATGATACAGTGTTTAGAATAAAGAGAATTATCAACATTAATAATTTGGCTGTACTAGGTTAATGTTCACTGAGCTGTTTTATTagcaatattttctttctttcattcagGGAACGCATGAACCTCAAGGCTCCTATTTATTTCTCTACTGGTCTGACAGAAAAAGCCAACCATTATTACAAGTTGTTTATCACGTGGACCAATCAGAAGATAAGGAAAACCTTTGTACAAAGGAACATGTTTGAATTCAAGCACATCAAAGCTTTTGATAGGGCTTTTGCAGACAACCCTGGACCTATGGTAAGTCAATATAAAGAACTATATTATTTGCTACATTAATACATAACTACAAATCTACATTTAAgcaattttataattttgtttaacCTAGAATTCACTTTTTTGTGGCTGCCTTCGGTATCAGGACTTGAGGCCAGTTGTTTGCCTTTGTTTCTGCAGTTGGACAATATGTGTGGTATCTTTTGCTTAGTGcatttacttttacaaataaaggAGATGTtttgttaatgtaaaaaaaaaaaaaaggtacagtgCTAACCACAAAATGTCACTGTAGTTATGGGTCAGTCATATGCATATATCTGCAAACAAAAAGCTGTTTCTGCAAATGTGCTATATAAGCATATCTGGAGTATGTTAAAAAGCATGAGAGTGACCATGCACTCATCATGTGAAAAGATGAGTGCACGATAGAACACAAAGCATAATGTGAAGTTTGATGGTGGtggttgcattttttttgtaataaatatcacAGAGAACAGAACTTCTTtttaggatctgttattcagtaAAACAAGAGAATGATTCAAAGGTCTTGATGCCTTTCCAAGGCATGCTAAGCAGAGGTTACAGAATGGTGATTATTACTATCAGACGTGTGCCATGTCTCAGGGCCAGCTTTGCAGGGTTTTAAAGTGTTTGTAGATAGGACATGAGAATGTTCTGTTTGAAGATATAACCTATTGTGCTGGTTATTTAACCTTACAGGTGGTCTTTGCAACTCCAGGAATGCTGCACGCTGGTCAGTCTCTGCAAATCTTTCGCAAATGGGCAGGGAATGAGAAAAACATGGTGAGAGagatttcagaaaagctaataaTACTGGCCTGATAATAATTTTGGTTTCTGCAACAGGACATAATACCTCAGTAATTATTTGACTATTTCCTAATGTGcttcatttattttccatttcaaaTGTAGGGACTTTAATGTATTGTCAGTCCTAATTTACTGGCTGCACCAAGCCGTTCAAGATTATTTATCTGGCTTTGTTTTAAGCATTTCTTCATTTTTCTCATTCAGGTGATTATGCCAGGTTACTGTGTACAAGGTACAGTGGGACATAAAATATTAAGTGGCCAGAGAAAACTGGAAATGGAAGGAAGACAAACTGTAAGTTTTCTGTCTAttccaaatagggatgcaccgaatccacttttttggattcggccgaaaccccgaatcctttgtgaaagatttggccgaataccgaaccaaatcagaatcctaatttgcatatgcaaattaaggggaaacattttttacttgttttgtgagtcacgtgatttccctccccatccctaatctgcatatgcaaattaggattcagttcaaccTGGCagagggatttggccgaatcctgaaccaaatcctggattcggtgcatccctaattccaaaTTACCTAACTGTGATGAACAGTTTTGCAGTTTATGTAAAATCTGTATTTTGTTTATCATTAAATTAGCTGGAGGTAAAGATGCAAGTGGAATACATGTCCTTCAGTGCACATGCGGATGCTAAAGGAATTATGCAGCTGATTCGTCAGGCAGAGCCTCGTAATGTACTACTGGTGCATGGAGAGGCCAAAAAGATGGAATTCCTTAAACTTAAAATTGAACAAGAATTTCGTGAGTTCCACTTTATGTTTAAGTACCGAGCATTTCTAGCCtgcctcaaatttttcaaaattcaagctgTCTTTATATTTGCTATTCAAATTTAATAACCTTTAATGTTTTATCCTATGCCATAGGAATTAACTGTGCTATGCCACTGAATGGAGAGACTACAACCATCACCACCAATCCAAATATCCCTGTAGATATATCTTTAGGACTGCTGAAGAAAGAAACCTCACTTGGTAAGAAAACACTTCTCTTTTAGAAGTAAGGCTGCCTTATAAAATGCATGTTGctcaaaatgtaacttttttcacACACACCTACTCCCGATGACCCAGAATCACAAATCTCCCAACTGGAAGCAGAACActttacataaattatttatgCTCTACAGTCTCAATTTCTATCTTTATTCactctacacatatatatagggCAAATAGATACTAGACAGAGGTCACATATCTGAGAAGTTCTATATGATAGACCCTGGTCTGCGTTTTCTGTTCCCTTTACTTCAAcagacattggggctcatttatcaacactgggcaaatttgcccatgggcagttacctatagcaaccaatcagcgattagcttttaaaagccagctgcaagtagagcaatgtatgcagcaatctgattggttgccatgggttactgcccatgggcaaatgtgcccagtgttgataaatgacccccattgtcttGAAAACACTGGTGACTGTGACCAGTATATATGCTGAAGGGCCAAGCCTATCAGCAGAGTAATCTAAATATGGTAACAAACAGAATGAAGAATATCTCCTGGATTGTGTGTTGATCCATGGGGTATTTTATCCTGCtgctactactttttttttttttttatttagctgttGTCTCTTGTCAAAGCAGACTTAAGATACAAGGGGATATTTATTTTACCATGAAAAAcgactttttttccatttgttgaGGAATACAGAATATCTTCTATGAAAACTTGAACCTCTACTTTCATCTTGTTTTATTTTAGGGAATCCTGACCATCAGTTGGTAGCTCTTGAATGATATAGTTAGGAATTGCATCTATTCCTAGTATTTGCTGCTTACTGTAGAAGAACTTCTAGATTAAAGGATCCTGTTAGCCTGCTTAATTTGTTCTTCAACATGGACAAGTGAACTGCATTTTGAACTAATTCATCAAATCAGAGTTCCTTGTGCGTTCACAGTTTGCTTTGAATTGATTTTTCTGTTTTGATGTCTTTCAACTTTACAGTGCACTTTATTTGAAGTGTTCTTTTTCTGCTGAGGAATGCTTTCCAACTTGGTCCAGTGATGGAACAAATTTCTCATATCATAGAATTGGGAATCATAGTGAATAATAGTTCTCAGGGAGTAAGGTTAAACATGTACTAATTTACATGTTACagtcttcagttcagttgtgGTTTTGGTTCAGTTTTACTCCATGAAAGCTAAACCTGTTGCATTTCAGGGCTGGTTCCAGACTGTAAGAAGCCAAGACTGATGCATGGAACACTCATAATGAAAGATAATGTAAGTAACCTCATATACTTCAGATATTTAAACAATTTCAGACTATGTAAATATTCAGCTTGTTTCATAATATGATGGGTGTCTGGTGTAGGTGGTACTAGCCAATATTCAAACAAATTGACCCAAGAGAGCAGTATGACAAACAATATGACAAAATTGTGTATCTGCATTCCTTTTGCATTTTCTCCATGTTCCCTTGCAGAGCTTCCGCCTGGTTTCTCCAGAGCAAGCACTGAAAGAAATTGGCCTTGGAGAGCACCAGCTACGATTCACTTGCCGGCTGCATGTTCAAGATACCCACAAGGAACAAGAGACCGTGCTGCGGATATACAATCATCTGAAAAGGTAAAGCATGCTAGCAAAGAACAggttatagggcagatttatcagttttaataaataaaaaactcacccacattctattcagtcctatgggatttttggaagaatatttatcaaatggtgagttctgtcacccattgataaatatgcttctaaaaatcccataggaatgaatagaacgtgtgtgagtttttatttatcaaa encodes:
- the LOC108696560 gene encoding integrator complex subunit 11, producing the protein MPEIKVTPLGAGQDVGRSCILVSIGGKNVMLDCGMHMGYNDDRRFPDFSYITQNGRLTEFLDCVIISHFHLDHCGALPYMSEMVGYDGPIYMTHPTKAICPILLEDYRKITVDKKGETNFFTSQMIKDCMKKVVAVNLHQTVQVDDELEIKAYYAGHVLGAAMFQIKVGSESVVYTGDYNMTPDRHLGAAWIDKCRPDLLITESTYATTIRDSKRCRERDFLKKVHETVEKGGKVLIPVFALGRAQELCILLETFWERMNLKAPIYFSTGLTEKANHYYKLFITWTNQKIRKTFVQRNMFEFKHIKAFDRAFADNPGPMVVFATPGMLHAGQSLQIFRKWAGNEKNMVIMPGYCVQGTVGHKILSGQRKLEMEGRQTLEVKMQVEYMSFSAHADAKGIMQLIRQAEPRNVLLVHGEAKKMEFLKLKIEQEFRINCAMPLNGETTTITTNPNIPVDISLGLLKKETSLGLVPDCKKPRLMHGTLIMKDNSFRLVSPEQALKEIGLGEHQLRFTCRLHVQDTHKEQETVLRIYNHLKSVLKDYSVQHLPDGSIMVESILLQVSTHSEDPGTKVLLISWTYQDEELGSFLTSLLKKGLPQGTS